TGCCGGATGGACCAATAATGCCGGTGCGATGATAGTGAATCCGGCAAAGTTTTTGGCTACGGCGGTCGGATCGCTTACCATGCCTCTTTTTAACCGGGGCGCTAATATTGCTAATTTGAAAATAGCTAAAGCTCAACAGGAAGAAGCCCGGTTAAATTTTCATCAGACCTTGCTTAAAGCTGGAAGTGAAGTAAACGATGCACTATCACAGCTTCAAACAGCACAAGGAAAAGCCGGATATTACGAGAAGCAAATTGTTTCTTTGGAGAAAGCGGAAGAGAGTACTTCTCTTTTGATGGAACATGGTAATACAACTTATTTGGAAGTCCTTACCGCTCGCCAGACTTTACTGAATGCCCGGCTTGCCCAGGTGAGTAATCGCTTTATGGAAATACAAGGGATGATTAACTTATATCAGGCATTGGGAGGCGGTAGATAAAAGACCGGCAGTAAAAGGAGAGTAAAAGTAAACACAGAGATACGGAGATACAGAGAATTTTAAAGTGCTTAAATAAAATTCTGTGTCTCCGTGTCTCTGTGTTGATTCGTTTATATAAATATTATTCCCATTCTATCGTAGCAGGCGGCTTGGAACTGATATCATACACTACGCGGTTAACACCACGGACTTTATTGATAATTTCGTTTGAAACCTTCGCCAAAAATTCGTATGGGAGGGGAGCCCAATCCGCAGTCATAGCATCCGTAGAAGTTACGGCACGTAAAGCAACCGTGTTTTCGTATGTACGCTCATCACCCATTACACCTACCGAACGAACAGGAAGAAGAATTGTACCGGCTTGCCATACCTTATCATATAATCCCCATTCACGCAGCAGGGAAATATAAATATCGTCCGCATCCTGGAGAATCCGTACTTTTTCAGGAGTAATATCTCCAAGAATACGAATACCTAAACCCGGACCGGGGAAAGGATGACGTTTGATAAGATGGGGTTGCATGCCTAACTCGATACCTACCCGGCGTACTTCATCTTTGAAAAGAAGACGGAGTGGTTCAACCAGTTTCAGATTCATTTTAGCAGGAAGTCCCCCTACATTATGGTGCGATTTGATGACAGTTCCGGTAATAGAAAGTGATTCGATCACATCGGGATAAATAGTACCTTGTCCTAGCCACTTGATATCCTTTAATTTCCGGGCTTCTTCATCAAATACATCGATAAAACCTTTTCCTATGATTTTACGTTTCTTTTCAGGCTCGGTCACACCCGCCAGTTCTTTATAAAATTTCTCTTTAGCGTTGATGCCTAACACGTTTAATCCCAGATGTTCGTAGTCTTTCAAGACATTTTCGAACTCATTTTTCCGAAGTAACCCGTGGTCAACAAAAATACAAGTAAGGTTCTTGCCGATAGCTTTATTTAGCAACACAGCCGTAACCGACGAATCCACACCCCCGGAAAGAGCCAAAATGACTTTATCATCTCCTAGTTGCTCTTTCAAGTCGTTTACGGTAGATTCAATAAAGGAAGCCGGTGTCCAGTCTTTGGCGCAACCGCATATATTCAAGAAATTGTCTAATAGCTTGATGCCGTCGGTCGTATGGAATACCTCCGGATGGAATTGAACGCCCCAAGTCGGTTCACCTTCAATTTGGTAAGCGGCAGCTTCCACATCATTAGTACTGGCTATGATTTTAAAAGTAGAAGGAAGCTCGGTAATCGTATCTCCATGCGACATCCATACTTGCGAACCGGGTTCAATGCCTTTCAACAAAGGATCTTCGCTATTTACGGTTGCCAGGTTAGCACGTCCGTACTCACGGGAATCGGTCGATTCCACTTTGCCGTTGGAAGAATACGCCAAGAACTGTGCTCCGTAACAGATTCCCAACACAGGTAATTTACCTCTGATCTTCGATAAATCTGTTTTAAAAGCATTCGCGTCATTAACAGAGTAAGGGCTTCCGGATAAAATGACCCCTTTTATCCCGGTAGTGTTTTCGGGGAATTTGTTGTAAGGGACTATTTCGCAATACATATTCAATTCTCTAACTCTGCGGCCGATCAATTGAGTGGTTTGCGAACCGAAATCAAGAATAATAATTTTCTCGTGCATGCAATGTAACGTTTAATTGTAGTGGCGCAAAGGTAGTAATAAAATTAGAAAAGTAATGAAGGGTTGATAGGAAAGTTGTATAAGTCTCCGTTGCCAGGTTTACAAGCTTTTTTATTTAACAGGTATCCTTATAAATAATATACATCCCACCGTCCGATACAGATATAGAAAAGATTTTCCGTAAGAGAAGGATAAATGTTTTCAGACAGAAGAACAGAAGAATATTTTAGACAAAAGAATATTTTAGACAGAAGAACAAAAGAACAGAAGAATATATTTGGTTTCTATCTTGATATATGTTCTTTTGTTCTTCTGTCTAAAAATATCTTTCTGGTCTTTTGTCTGAAATGTTCTTTTAAGCTTTTATATAGTTATAATACCGGTTAAAGAAATTCTTGAACCATCGCATCTTCATCAGGCCTTTTTCAAAAACCAAGATACCGGCCAAAGCACATAAAATTCCCAATGTAACATCGATAATGTAATGATGGGACGTGTAGACTGCTGTAAACCAGATTCCTAACATAATAATAGTAAAAAGGATAATAACAGCAATATGACTTCTCTTGATAATGGCGTAACAAAGGGCTACCACCATATAAGCCGCATGTAAAGACGGTACAGCCGCAAAAACATTGGCATTCCGGCCGTAAATAGAATCGAAAATAGAAAGACCCGTCAATTGGTCGAAACGGGCAAGCCCTGCCGTGTTTCCAGGTGTATTTAAAACTGCTTCAAATCCGTAATTAATAGCATACCAGGGGGGAGCGGCGGGATGAATATAATATCCGGCAAAACCAATCAGGTTCACAAACAAAAATACCATGGAATAACGCAAATACAAACTCCTGTCTTTGACCCAATACAACCACAATCCGAAAGCAATGGGAACCGGAACCCAACATAAATAAAATATACCTGCCAAGAAGTCCGTCAGCAACCAATGGTGTGCGGCAAAATATTCACTAGGAATTAATAATGTACCGTTATCATTGACCCCAAACCATGATTTTTCCAAATTATATAAACCTTCCACATCGATCGGATTAACCTGATAATTCGGATAAACACGCATCCAATCGTAGGAAATACCGAAAATAACAAAGGGAAGTAATCCTACGGCTAATTTACGGGTAGTACGGCTGGCAAAAAATAAAATCAGGAAAAGAGCTGACATAAATAGATGCTCCGGACGCAATCCGACGCAAGTAGCTGTCAATAAAATGAAAAGGACCGTAAGAACCGTTACGGTAAGGGTTTCTTTCTTAGAAGGTAATATGCTATTATTTATCATTGGTTAGTCTTCTTTATTACTCAGTACTTTGCGGCAATAATTTAAGCGTGCGAAGGCTGTAAGATTAGAAAATACTGCCACAAAAAGTAGAGGGATAACAAAAATCAAGATAGGTTCGAAAGGCTTATTATCGGTTAACATAGGAGCGAAAATACCGCAACATAATGCTCCCAGCCCGGTTAAAACAACCCGTTCCGGTCTCTGCATTAATCCTACTTTACATTCCAATCCGAGACCTTCTGCCCGGGCACGTACGTAACTCACCATCAATGAACCGATTAAAGCTATAAATGCTATAATGGAACTTTTTACGTATCCTTGCATGATTAAATAAAAACAAATCCCGAAAAATACGGTCAATTCACTATACCGGTCCAATACCGAATCGTACAAAGCTCCAAACGTAGAACTCATCTTGCCGA
This genomic interval from Parabacteroides pacaensis contains the following:
- the guaA gene encoding glutamine-hydrolyzing GMP synthase, whose amino-acid sequence is MHEKIIILDFGSQTTQLIGRRVRELNMYCEIVPYNKFPENTTGIKGVILSGSPYSVNDANAFKTDLSKIRGKLPVLGICYGAQFLAYSSNGKVESTDSREYGRANLATVNSEDPLLKGIEPGSQVWMSHGDTITELPSTFKIIASTNDVEAAAYQIEGEPTWGVQFHPEVFHTTDGIKLLDNFLNICGCAKDWTPASFIESTVNDLKEQLGDDKVILALSGGVDSSVTAVLLNKAIGKNLTCIFVDHGLLRKNEFENVLKDYEHLGLNVLGINAKEKFYKELAGVTEPEKKRKIIGKGFIDVFDEEARKLKDIKWLGQGTIYPDVIESLSITGTVIKSHHNVGGLPAKMNLKLVEPLRLLFKDEVRRVGIELGMQPHLIKRHPFPGPGLGIRILGDITPEKVRILQDADDIYISLLREWGLYDKVWQAGTILLPVRSVGVMGDERTYENTVALRAVTSTDAMTADWAPLPYEFLAKVSNEIINKVRGVNRVVYDISSKPPATIEWE
- a CDS encoding phosphatase PAP2 family protein yields the protein MINNSILPSKKETLTVTVLTVLFILLTATCVGLRPEHLFMSALFLILFFASRTTRKLAVGLLPFVIFGISYDWMRVYPNYQVNPIDVEGLYNLEKSWFGVNDNGTLLIPSEYFAAHHWLLTDFLAGIFYLCWVPVPIAFGLWLYWVKDRSLYLRYSMVFLFVNLIGFAGYYIHPAAPPWYAINYGFEAVLNTPGNTAGLARFDQLTGLSIFDSIYGRNANVFAAVPSLHAAYMVVALCYAIIKRSHIAVIILFTIIMLGIWFTAVYTSHHYIIDVTLGILCALAGILVFEKGLMKMRWFKNFFNRYYNYIKA
- a CDS encoding CDP-alcohol phosphatidyltransferase family protein encodes the protein MKFKELRDGLQQLIYKIINPLVHGMIKIGITPNFITTTGLVLNIAAACVLLYGGMNGERGDFSYIGWAGGIILFAGLFDMMDGQVARIGKMSSTFGALYDSVLDRYSELTVFFGICFYLIMQGYVKSSIIAFIALIGSLMVSYVRARAEGLGLECKVGLMQRPERVVLTGLGALCCGIFAPMLTDNKPFEPILIFVIPLLFVAVFSNLTAFARLNYCRKVLSNKED